In Toxotes jaculatrix isolate fToxJac2 chromosome 11, fToxJac2.pri, whole genome shotgun sequence, a single genomic region encodes these proteins:
- the ninl gene encoding ninein-like protein, whose product MEEVEHSHYVAQLKAEFDSCDTTATGFLDREELTALCRKLQLDAHLPLLLDTLLGERTYARVNFEEFKEGFVAVLSRSLDFSTSEDDSSYLEPVVSEEVKPKFVKGTKRYGRRSRPDSKPDAAPTCDSEDSLPSRTEATDSSPAGVRRAKLRRSTSLESVESLKSDEEAGSQKENSHPDFQCKAALQEEVEQGTGGGDHVLTAPGHLGLQQLNAEELDSLLRKLDADLDGRVSIRDFQKLLCGSVPISCSTPTRPTDLQRTPHRSQSVLEERLARSTSPSLLTATVGQRVLSRLDDGSGCTGPERVIALWTEEGIRNSRDILQTLDFPLEERLSLADLTLALDNELLVSGNGIHQAALISYKNEIQHLQVVADQACRERDKVKADLDLADQRNLQLVREVDDRHASMETLNQSRIRDLEQDFRDRLTALRGQSEQESEALLQQVERERGAMQEEVQLLRAQEAELQEELCCTTQENRRLEEELSAVKLKLTEAESSVSKLQRDVDQLLHDKFGSWDPAGAGLSHEERFSEIIKEYELQCRELRDRNDELSSELELLKSQRSDRKSRTSAGDAAALSWTEQRSVTGESDSDDSDMKRSSSPVMKKKLQPPDKTALCSLDSVSGPVSGPAVSIQTELALEQVKQKHNQELQQLHIQLETQVNYYERSLELMRQSMEVERKDISQAFKLEISELEEQKAQAEQQVRQLKEALDKLQTQIQHGGGGGGGGGGGGGWSSEQERRVQRERAELEQNFAREISNLVQRLSAEKEQLEAELKLKMDQEVMLVREESEQQLCQMKLQHAEGQRRLLHRLHLERQRLQEQRRFWESRLVQSEQEKLRREERAGEEQARICSQLSSEKKRMEEQHEEVVRQLTEQISSLQEVIRSSSLQISQSEASLEELRERCGQLDDDLNASHGRCSELEARLEEACTQLEESITVLESNEVLSKRLASEKSSVEEELQLVTAREERLLVQVSQLREQLGNLQAASDSIVQDRELVAENCSRLSETFVQQQAQLRARDQTVTALRSELENLQEAMRTKAECVSKLTAELDLLKTDRARLIQDLKDQAMAVDNLQMELDGVSEELDRRRRTEESLQETLKQEQTRTSQLQLSLDEEKDEVCRLSQENRSYARLADQLSTQIVEMEEEISTLRDHLRDLSSQLNETADLVLDLRRQLNSKTGEVDRLRAEVADSADLLRQAKSSSEKHSSAVQQMTAELEAKGGDLDRAREQVLQLQQALQDSWDQLRTAEEDFEREKKRMTQQLMELEKLVLALEEVMDTASPHRTQLDGVRSEDAALQDRLSVLQQEVQSLEDDVAKKRRKLEEMEREHERSREEEERLHKENSRYREEVLDLSSRNLQLSNNNAELSARLRGEQESVRMLQERLATVSKEKEEEGATVRRLQEAAMQQEREKLQQATGWTQERQLLDRELSSCKDKLGRLSELEAELSAVTLKQQWLEEDKAKLLRDAEDRNNKVEKLQQSVLSLESEAERLRSQLHAVNQEKLSHAQEVTELHRKLQDSHNKVEELETSVRRVMREKEELCQALEEQQEQASVTLQEETHRLRVQNQELQHKLSELQVQGLQVQELTQEQQNLKTKLNKLETARTQAEDQAVRADAALTLVQAQHVRQLQELQERAGDSHREQVELLQARLGEEQRRSQQLEETLRLQAQQSSSQISIKQDRYEKAMASLQQRMEDLETKLRGVQMVLQEKVQQLKDQLAKNSKLSALLKDLYVENSQLVKALQVTEQRQKHAEKKNFLLEEKVNALNKLLREIVSVSLAT is encoded by the exons atggaggaggtggagcacAGTCACTACGTCGCCCAGCTGAAGGCCGAGTTCGACAGCTGTGACACGACGGCCACCGGCTTCCTGGACAGAGAGGAGCTGACGGCGCTCTGCCGGAAGCTGCAGCTGGACGCTCACCTGCCGCTGCTGCTGGACACGCTGCTGGGAGAACGAACCTATGCCAGG GTGAACTTTGAGGAGTTTAAAGAAGGCTTTGTGGCCGTCCTGTCTCGCTCCCTGGACTTCAGCACATCGGAAGACGACAGCAGCTACCTGGAGCCAG TTGTTTCAGAGGAGGTGAAGCCAAAGTTCGTGAAGGGAACGAAGCGTTACGGCCGGCGCTCTCGTCCCGACAGTAAACCCGACGCTGCGCCGACCTGTGACTCGGAGGACTCGCTGCCATCCAGAACTGAGGCCACAGACTCGTCGCCAGCCGGCGTCCGCAGGGCCAAACTGAGGCGGTCCACGTCTCTGGAGAGCGTCGAG agccTGAAGTCTGATGAGGAGGCAGGAAGTCAGAAGGAGAACAGCCATCCAGACTTTCAGTGTAAAG ctgctctgcaggaggaggtggagcaggggACCGGAGGAGGGGACCATGTCCTGACAGCACCTGGTCACCTGGGCCTGCAGCAGCTCAACGCAGAG GAACTGGACTCGCTGCTCAGAAAGCTGGACGCCGACTTGGACGGGAGAGTCAGTATCAGGGATTTTCAGAAGCTTCTCTGTGGCTCAGTCCCCATCTCCTGCTCCACCCCCACCAGACCCACTGACCTGCAGAGGACGCCACACAgg TCTCAGTCAGTGTTAGAGGAGCGCTTGGCTCGCTCCACCTCGCCCTCCCTGCTGACGGCCACGGTGGGTCAGAGAGTCCTCAGCCGGCTGGACGACGGATCAGGATGCACCGGCCCCGAGCGGGTCATCGCCCTGTGGACCGAGGAGGGCATCAGGAACAGCCGGGACATCCTGCAG ACTCTGGACTTCCCTCTGGAGGAGCGTCTCAGCCTGGCGGACCTGACTCTGGCTCTGGACAACGAGCTGCTGGTCAGCGGGAACGGCATCCACCAGGCGGCGCTCATCTCCTACAAGAACGAGATCCAACACCTGCA ggtggtGGCTGATCAGGCCTGCAGGGAGCGGGACAAGGTGAAAGCTGACCTGGATCTGGCCGATCAGAGGAACCTGCAGCTGGTCAGAGAGGTGGACGACCGCCACGCCAGCATGGAGACGCTCAACCAGAGCCGGATCAG GGACCTGGAGCAGGACTTCCGTGATAGGCTGACGGCTCTGCGCGGTCAGTCGGAGCAGGAGAGCGAGGCTCTGCTCCAGCAGGTGGAGAGGGAGCGCGGCGCCATGCAGGAGGAGGTGCAGCTGCTCAGAGCGCAGGAGGcggagctgcaggaggagctctGCTGCACCACGCAG gaGAACAGGcgtctggaggaggagctgagtgctgtgaagctgaagctgacTGAAGCAGAGAGCTCAGTGAGCAAGCTGCAGAGAGACGTGGACCAGCTGCTGCACGACAAG TTCGGCAGCTGGGACCCGGCTGGTGCTGGTCTGAGTCACGAGGAGCGATTCTCAGAAATCATCAAAGAGTATGAACTGCAGTGCAgg gaacTGCGGGACAGAAACGATGAGCTGAGctcagagctggagctgctgaagaGTCAGAGGAGCGACAGGAAGTCCAGAACATCTGCAGGAGACGCCGCCGCGCTGAGCTGGACCGAACAGCGCTCAGTCACCGGGGAGTCTGACtctg aCGACTCAGACATGAAGCGCAGCTCGTCTCCTGTGATGAAGAAGAAACTGCAGCCGCCTGATAAAActg CCCTGTGCTCACTGGACAGTGTCTCTGGTCCTGTCTCTGGTCCTGCTGTCAGCATTCAGACTGAACTGGCTCTGGAGCAGGTGAAGCAGAAACACAaccaggagctgcagcagctgcacatcCAGCTGGAGACGCAG GTGAACTACTATGAGCGCAGTCTGGAGCTGATGAGGCAGAGCATGGAGGTGGAGCGCAAAGACATCTCTCAGGCCTTCAAG CTGGAGATCAgtgagctggaggagcagaaggCTCAGGCGGAGCAGCAGGTCAGGCAGCTGAAGGAGGCTCTGGACAAGCTCCAGACTCAGATCcaacatggaggaggaggaggaggaggaggaggaggagggggggggtggagcAGCGAGCAGGAGCGCAG GGTGCAGCGGGAGCGGGCGGAGCTGGAGCAGAACTTTGCCAGAGAGATCAGTAACCTGGTCCAGAGGCTGAGCGCCGAGAAGGAGCAGCTGGAGGCCGAGCTGAAGCTGAAGATGGACCAGGAGGTGATGCTGGTCAG GGAGGAGTCcgagcagcagctctgtcagatgAAGCTGCAGCACGCCGAGGGTCAGCGCCGCCTCCTCCACCGGCTCCACCTGGAGCGCCAGCggctgcaggagcagagacGATTCTGGGAGAGCCGgctcgtccaatcagagcaGGAGAAGCTGCGGCGTGAGGAGCGAGCCGGGGAGGAGCAGGCCAGGATCTGCAGCCAGCTCTcctcagagaagaagaggatggaGGAGCAGCACGAGGAGGTGGTCCGTCAGCTGACGGAGCAGATCTCCAGCTTACAGGAGGTCATACGGAGCTCCAGCCTGcagatcagccaatcagaggccagTTTAGAGGAGCTCAGGGAGCGTTGTGGTCAGTTAGACGACGATCTGAACGCTTCTCACGGGCGGTGCTCAGAGCTGGAGGCCCGGCTGGAGGAGGCCTGCActcagctggaggagagcaTCACTGTCCTGGAGTCTAATGAGGTTTTGAGTAAACGCCTCGCCTCAGAGAAGAGCTcggtggaggaggagctgcagctggtgacGGCCAGAGAGGAGCGTCTCCTGGTTCAGGTTTCCcagctcagagagcagctgggaAACCTCCAGGCTGCGTCCGACAGCATCGTGCAGGACCGGGAGCTGGTGGCTGAGAACTGCAGCCGCCTCTCCGAGACCTTCGTCCAGCAGCAGGCTCAGCTCAGAGCCAGAGACCAGACTGTCACCGCCCTGAGGTCTGAGCTGGAGAACCTGCAGGAGGCCATGAGGACCAAAGCTGAATGTGTCTCCAAACTGACGGCTGAGCTCGACCTGTTAAAGACGGACCGCGCGAGGCTGATCCAAGATCTGAAGGACCAGGCGATGGCTGTGGACAACCTccagatggagctggatggaGTCTCAGAGGAGTtagacagaaggaggaggacagaagagagTCTGCAGGAGACTCTGAAGCAGGAGCAGACCAGGACCTCACAGCTCCAGCTCAGTCTGGATGAGGAGAAGGACGAGGTCTGCCGTCTGAGCCAGGAGAACAGGAGCTACGCCCGGCTGGCAGACCAGCTCTCCACCCAGATCGTGGAGATGGAAGAAGAGATCTCCACACTCAGAGACCACCTCAGAGACCTTAGCTCCCAGCTCAATGAGACCGCAGACCTGGTCCTGGACCTTAGGAGGCAGCTCAACTCAAAAACTGGCGAAGTGGATCGGCTTCGGGCCGAGGTGGCAGACAGCGCCGATCTCTTACGGCAAGCCAAGTCCTCCTCTGAGAAGCACTCCAGCGCCGTTCAGCAGATGACCGCTGAACTGGAAGCCAAGGGCGGTGACCTGGACCGGGCCAGAGAGCAggtcctccagctgcagcaggcccTGCAGGACTCCTGGGACCAGCTGAGGACGGCGGAGGAGGACTTTGAAcgggagaagaagaggatgacgcagcagctgatggagctggagaagctggtcctggctctggaggaggtgatggaCACAGCCAGTCCACACAG GACTCAGCTGGACGGGGTTCGATCAGAGGACGCAGCTCTGCAGGACAGGCTCAGCGTCCTGCAGCAGGAAGTCCAGAGCCTGGAGGACGACGTCGCCAAGAAGag GAGGAAactggaggagatggagagagagcacGAGAGGAGccgagaagaagaggagaggctgCACAAAGAG AACTCCAGGTATcgagaggaggttctggatctGAGCAGCAGgaacctgcagctcagcaacaACAACGCCGAGCTGAGCGCCCGCCTCCGCGGAGAGCAGGAGTCGGTCCGGATGCTGCAGGAGCGCCTGGCGACCGTCTccaaggagaaggaggaggagggagctacG GTGCGCCGGCTGCAGGAGGCAGCGATGCAGCAGGAGCgggagaagctgcagcaggcGACGGGGTGGACACAGGAGAGACAGCTGCTGGACAGAGAGCTCAGCTCCTGCAAGGACAAG CTGGGCCGTCTGTCggagctggaggcagagctcAGCGCTGTGACTCTGAAGCAGCAGTGGTTGGAGGAGGACAAGGCCAAACTGCTGAGAGACGCAGAGGACCGAAACAACAAG gtggagaagctgcagcagtctgttctCTCCCTGGAGTCGGAGGCCGAGCGGCTTCGCTCTCAGCTCCACGCCGTCAATCAGGAGAAGCTCAGCCACGCCCAGGAAGTAACTGAGCTGCACAGGAAGCTGCAGGACTCTCACAACAAG gtggaggagctggagaccAGCGTCAGGAGGGTGATGCGGGAGAAAGAGGAGTTGTGTCAGGccctggaggagcagcaggagcaggccTCCGTCACTCTGCAGGAGGAGACCCACAGACTGAGAGTCCAGAACCAGGAGCTCCAGCACAAG ctgtcagagctgcaggtcCAGGGTCTGCAGGTCCAGGAACTGACCCAGGAGCAGCAGAACCTGAAAACCAAACTGAACAAACTGGAGACGGCGCGGACGCAGGCTGAGGACCAG GCTGTCCGGGCGGACGCGGCTCTCACTCTGGTGCAGGCGCAGCACGTGCGgcagctgcaggagctgcaggagcgGGCAGGGGACAGCCACagggagcaggtggagctgctgcaggccCGGCTgggggaggagcagaggaggagtcagcagctggaggagacaCTGAGGCTTCAGGCCCAGCAGAGCAGCTCTCAGATCAGCATCAAGCAG
- the aifm2 gene encoding apoptosis-inducing factor 2, with the protein MGGQVSSVEGVHVVVVGGGFGGIAAALQLKSEGLSFTLIDLRDAFHHNVAALRASVQPAFAQRTFIPYAETFGDSFVQGRVERVDTERQTVVLQGGREIQYSHLILCTGTDGPFPGKFNTVATYQTAIQTYEDFIRQVQAADSVLVVGGGSTGVEMAAEIKTEYPDKKVVLIHSRIGLADPELLPSVRRQAKEVLLEKGVELVLGQKVTDLSELPLNVTQKNMKVTTDRGETLSTDLIVCCTGLRVNSAAYASSLSGSMADSGALKVNQQLQVEGFSNIFAVGDCADVKEPKMAYHAGLHAAVAVSNITNSLRGKELTSYHTGNITMLLAMGRDDGVGQFNGLKLPRWLVALGKSRDLLLWKSWREMKQKQP; encoded by the exons ATGGGGGGTCAGGTGTCCTCGGTGGAGGGTGTCCACGTCGTGGTGGTGGGTGGAGGATTCGGAGGCAtcgcagcagctctgcagctgaaatCTGAAGGACTGAGCTTCACCCTGATCGACCTGAGGGACGCGTTTCATCACAACGTGGCGGCGCTCCGAGCGTCTGTGCAGCCAG CCTTTGCACAGAGGACGTTCATCCCGTACGCTGAGACGTTTGGAGACAGTTTTGTTCAGGGTCGAGTGGAGCGAGTGGACACCGAGAGACAGACAGTCGtcctgcagggagggagg GAAATCCAGTACTCCCACCTCATCCTGTGCACTGGGACTGATGGGCCGTTCCCCGGGAAGTTCAACACCGTGGCAACGTATCAGACCGCCATCCAGACGTACGAGGACTTCATCAGACAG gtccaGGCTGCAGACTCGGTGTTGGTGGTGGGTGGAGGGTCGACCGGGGTGGAGATGGCTGCTGAGATCAAGACGGAGTATCCAGACAAGAAG GTGGTGCTGATTCACTCCAGAATCGGACTGGCCGACCCGGAGCTGCTGCCCAGCGTCCGGCGGCAGGCCAAAGAGGTTCTGCTGGAGAAAGGGGTGGAGCTGGTGCTGG GACAGAAAGTGACGGACCTGTCTGAGCTGCCGCTGAACGTCACGCAGAAGAACATGAAGGTCacgacagacagaggagaaacactgaGCACTGACCTGATCGTCTGCTGCACCGGACTCAGGGTCAACTCTGCTGCCTACGCCTCCAGcctct CCGGCAGCATGGCGGACAGCGGAGCTCTGAAGGTgaaccagcagctgcaggttgAAGGGTTCTCCAACATCTTCGCCGTGGGCGACTGTGCCGATGTGAAAGAGCCAAAGATGGCGTACCACGCCGGACTGCACGCCGCTGTCGCCGTTAGCAACATCACCAACAGTCTGAGGGGGAAGGAGCTGACGTCGTATCACACAG GTAACATCACCATGTTGCTGGCGATGGGCCGGGACGACGGCGTGGGTCAGTTTAACGGGCTGAAGTTGCCTCGTTGGCTCGTTGCTCTGGGGAAGAGTCgagatctgctgctgtggaagagctggagggagatgaagcagaaacaaccctga